Proteins from a genomic interval of Candidatus Palauibacter scopulicola:
- a CDS encoding sterol desaturase family protein, protein MFASVFDDPGTLKAAGAAVALAILWLVEGVLPMFEGRSARAGHGARNLALGVGNAAVAAVIFAAATLFVTEGARARGFGLLHLLELPAWARIGLAIVIFDAWQYLWHRLNHRVRFLWRFHQVHHSDAELDATSGLRFHTGEIVLSSIARLAVLPVLGVTVAELLVYEAILLPIILFHHSNVRLPGRVDRRLRWLIVTPWMHWVHHSDHQPETDSNYSSIFSFWDRAFGSFRLRSEPREIRLGLENVDRSEWGTLRGMLSMPFRRGRRE, encoded by the coding sequence ATGTTCGCTTCCGTGTTCGACGATCCCGGTACTCTGAAGGCGGCGGGAGCCGCCGTCGCGCTCGCCATCCTGTGGCTGGTCGAGGGCGTCCTCCCGATGTTCGAGGGCCGAAGCGCGAGGGCGGGGCACGGGGCGCGGAACCTCGCCCTCGGCGTGGGGAACGCGGCGGTGGCGGCCGTCATCTTCGCCGCGGCTACGCTGTTCGTGACGGAAGGGGCGAGGGCGCGCGGCTTCGGGCTGCTCCACCTGCTCGAACTGCCGGCGTGGGCCCGGATCGGGCTCGCCATCGTGATCTTCGATGCGTGGCAGTACCTGTGGCACCGGCTGAATCACCGGGTGCGGTTCCTGTGGCGCTTCCACCAGGTCCACCATTCGGACGCCGAACTGGACGCCACGTCGGGCCTCCGCTTTCACACGGGGGAGATCGTGCTGTCCTCCATCGCGCGGCTCGCCGTGCTTCCCGTCCTCGGCGTGACGGTGGCGGAACTCCTCGTCTACGAGGCGATCCTCCTCCCGATCATCCTCTTCCACCACAGCAACGTGCGGCTGCCCGGCCGGGTGGACCGGCGCCTGCGCTGGCTCATCGTCACGCCGTGGATGCACTGGGTCCATCACTCCGACCATCAACCTGAGACCGACTCGAACTACTCGAGCATCTTCTCCTTCTGGGACCGGGCCTTCGGGAGCTTCCGGCTCCGGTCCGAGCCGCGCGAGATCCGTCTCGGGCTCGAGAACGTGGACCGCTCGGAGTGGGGGACGCTGCGCGGGATGCTCTCGATGCCCTTCCGGCGCGGGCGTCGCGAGTAG
- a CDS encoding serine hydrolase, producing MRGRDREVRALSLTAVFCAAALVACGNPVTTPHPGDSGAGPDPVPPPVDLSRAWTKSTPGAEGFDPELLESAFANAANAVPNIRALVAVRNGHLVEEAYYGGMHRDSAFDMRSVTKTVTALLVGLASDRGLLDPEDPMTDWLSHPSRRSEHGGIRVRDLLTMTSGMQWSDEEDFGPWARSGRPVGYVLDLPIVAPPGRRFIYNTGGSHLLTVIVENAVDGSALEFAERELMGPLGIDNKRWPVMQDSVIVGGAALALRARDAAKIGQLLLQGGRSGSRQVVSRAWTATQVDRLVALGDIGYVLRDAGYGYQTWSDRQGGGEDVSAFVMWGYGGQFVWVVPDRQLVVVAQTHWRGTGDHDGRQADAVADLIVHRVIEAARPIRG from the coding sequence TTGCGAGGGCGAGACCGGGAGGTGCGGGCCCTCAGCCTGACCGCCGTCTTCTGCGCGGCGGCGCTGGTCGCGTGCGGCAACCCGGTCACGACGCCGCATCCGGGGGATAGCGGGGCCGGGCCCGATCCGGTGCCCCCGCCCGTCGACCTTTCGCGTGCGTGGACGAAGTCGACGCCCGGAGCCGAGGGGTTCGATCCGGAGTTGCTGGAAAGCGCGTTCGCGAATGCGGCGAACGCCGTGCCGAACATCCGGGCGCTCGTCGCGGTCCGGAACGGGCATCTCGTCGAGGAGGCGTACTACGGCGGCATGCACCGGGATTCGGCCTTCGACATGCGGTCCGTGACGAAGACCGTCACGGCGCTGCTCGTCGGCCTCGCCTCGGATCGGGGACTTCTGGACCCGGAGGATCCGATGACGGACTGGCTGTCGCATCCGTCGCGGCGGTCCGAGCACGGCGGCATCCGCGTGCGCGACCTCCTCACGATGACGAGCGGCATGCAGTGGTCCGACGAGGAGGACTTCGGCCCGTGGGCCCGTTCCGGCCGGCCCGTCGGGTACGTCCTCGACCTGCCCATCGTCGCCCCTCCGGGCCGACGGTTCATCTACAACACCGGGGGGTCGCACCTGCTGACGGTCATCGTCGAGAACGCGGTCGACGGGAGCGCGCTGGAGTTCGCGGAGCGGGAGTTGATGGGTCCGCTCGGCATCGACAACAAGCGCTGGCCGGTCATGCAGGACAGCGTGATCGTGGGCGGCGCCGCGCTGGCGCTCCGTGCGCGCGACGCCGCGAAGATCGGTCAGCTCCTCCTGCAGGGAGGCCGGTCCGGGTCACGGCAGGTCGTCTCCCGGGCATGGACGGCAACGCAGGTCGACCGGCTCGTGGCGCTCGGCGACATCGGCTACGTCCTGCGGGACGCGGGGTACGGCTACCAGACGTGGAGCGACCGCCAGGGCGGCGGCGAGGACGTGTCCGCGTTCGTGATGTGGGGCTACGGGGGCCAGTTCGTGTGGGTCGTGCCGGATCGGCAACTCGTCGTCGTGGCCCAGACCCACTGGCGCGGCACGGGCGATCACGACGGGAGACAGGCCGACGCCGTGGCCGATCTCATCGTGCACCGCGTGATCGAGGCCGCGCGCCCCATCCGCGGCTAG